The following are from one region of the Erwinia billingiae Eb661 genome:
- a CDS encoding polysaccharide deacetylase family protein: protein MTTPAFLITIDTEGDNLWRNRSGIVTTKNAGYLARFQQLCDKYGFKPTWLTNYEMAIDPVYQAFARDVIARGTGEVGMHLHAWNSPPAYSLTDDDWKFQPYLIEYPVDEMRRKIAFMTELLEETFQTKMLSHRAGRWAFNQQYARLLVEFGYKVDCSVTPGVNWQFSPGAPQGSGGTNYTHFPRNAYYLDAEDISREGTSPLLEVPMSIQYKHSGLMNSLKQGYDRLRGKQRSPSVHWLRPTGGNVQQMIGVAEKTLAAGSDYVEFMLHSSEFMPDGSPTFKNEADIDRLYEDLEQLFNWLHSRTVGMTLTEYAATKAR from the coding sequence ATGACCACACCCGCATTTCTCATCACTATTGATACGGAAGGTGACAACCTGTGGCGCAATCGCTCGGGTATTGTTACCACCAAAAACGCGGGATATCTCGCACGTTTCCAGCAACTTTGCGATAAATACGGTTTCAAACCGACCTGGTTGACCAATTATGAAATGGCCATCGACCCGGTTTACCAGGCATTCGCCCGTGATGTGATCGCCCGCGGAACCGGTGAAGTGGGGATGCATTTACATGCCTGGAACAGTCCGCCAGCGTACTCACTGACTGACGATGACTGGAAATTTCAGCCCTATCTGATCGAATATCCAGTTGATGAAATGCGCCGAAAAATCGCCTTCATGACTGAGCTACTGGAAGAGACCTTTCAGACAAAAATGCTCAGCCATCGGGCCGGGCGTTGGGCGTTCAACCAGCAATATGCCCGGCTGCTGGTTGAGTTTGGCTATAAGGTAGACTGCTCCGTCACGCCTGGTGTGAACTGGCAGTTTTCTCCGGGTGCGCCGCAAGGCTCCGGCGGCACCAACTACACGCATTTCCCGCGCAATGCCTATTATCTGGATGCAGAAGACATTTCCCGTGAAGGCACCTCGCCGTTGCTGGAGGTGCCAATGAGCATTCAATACAAGCATTCAGGATTGATGAACAGCCTGAAACAAGGCTATGACCGTTTACGCGGCAAGCAGCGCAGTCCGTCGGTTCACTGGCTGCGTCCGACGGGCGGTAACGTGCAGCAGATGATTGGCGTGGCTGAAAAAACGCTGGCTGCGGGGTCGGATTACGTTGAGTTTATGCTGCACTCGTCCGAATTTATGCCCGATGGCAGCCCGACCTTTAAAAATGAAGCGGATATCGATCGCCTTTATGAGGATCTGGAGCAGTTGTTTAACTGGTTACATAGCCGGACCGTCGGGATGACGTTAACGGAATATGCGGCCACTAAAGCTCGTTGA
- a CDS encoding glycosyltransferase produces MPHSDPAAPELSVVIPMYNAGKSFEAFMASLLAQTLQSLEVIIVNDGSTDESAAMAHQYAAEYPHVQVIDQQNGGVSRARNAGMAIATGRYVTFPDADDTLAPDMYEKLIAMANADDLDIAQCNAERVFWGGDKAKPLIPKDRLQSTGVLSGAEWLGKALATNRYLHVVWLGVYRRALIDLLNLQFEPGLHHQDIPWTTELMLNARRVRYTDEVMYRYYVHDQSISNQKRTGMRNVEYQRHYLKIARMLDEINQRYKNTVKLSAPLYRQVTKEALTVCHSIRREPDAAARQAMIADLIASKTPGRMLRNARGVQQWYQLLLWLSRIYRWRKG; encoded by the coding sequence ATGCCGCATTCCGATCCCGCCGCGCCTGAACTGAGCGTGGTTATCCCGATGTACAATGCCGGGAAAAGCTTTGAGGCTTTCATGGCTTCATTACTGGCTCAAACGTTGCAATCCCTTGAAGTCATTATTGTTAATGATGGTTCAACTGACGAGTCAGCCGCGATGGCGCATCAGTATGCCGCTGAGTATCCGCACGTTCAGGTTATCGATCAGCAAAATGGTGGCGTATCACGCGCCCGCAACGCCGGGATGGCAATAGCGACAGGCCGCTACGTGACCTTCCCCGATGCTGACGACACCCTTGCACCTGATATGTATGAAAAACTGATCGCCATGGCCAACGCCGACGATCTGGATATCGCCCAGTGCAATGCAGAACGCGTTTTTTGGGGCGGGGATAAAGCCAAACCGCTGATCCCTAAAGACCGTTTACAATCCACCGGCGTTCTTAGCGGCGCTGAATGGCTCGGCAAGGCCCTGGCGACCAATCGCTATCTGCATGTTGTCTGGCTGGGCGTTTACCGCCGTGCATTGATTGACCTACTTAACCTACAGTTTGAGCCCGGCCTGCATCATCAGGATATCCCGTGGACCACTGAACTGATGCTGAATGCCCGTCGGGTGCGGTATACCGACGAGGTGATGTACCGTTATTACGTACACGATCAGTCAATCAGTAATCAGAAGCGCACGGGAATGCGTAATGTGGAATATCAGCGCCACTATCTTAAAATCGCGCGGATGCTGGATGAGATTAACCAGCGCTATAAAAACACCGTAAAGCTGTCTGCGCCGTTGTATCGGCAGGTCACGAAAGAAGCCCTGACCGTGTGCCACTCTATTCGCCGCGAACCCGATGCGGCCGCCCGACAGGCGATGATAGCGGACCTGATCGCCAGTAAAACGCCGGGCAGAATGCTGCGAAATGCGCGTGGCGTGCAGCAGTGGTACCAGTTGCTGCTGTGGCTGAGCCGAATTTATCGCTGGCGGAAAGGCTAA
- a CDS encoding glycosyltransferase family 9 protein: MNYVLLFLLLLPLKLWKKLGKNTSNRNLIIQTAKIGDFINITPLMQHLKHSDALLSTSVAPLARNDATLDEIFYVEEHKSSTMAKLKLAIRLMNRYRNVYLLHPNNANLFYAACCNAENKQFLSMYRRRWYQGIFYLTASGTVEHEKNTLTLENYLKLADRSLTKESYPKHATLPLVQPVNTPEELFRTDKIKIGISISAGNQAKTIPPVIWKSLFDRLSDLPCLFYVFGSPNELPRLNELNKVVGERDNLVNMIGKVSLEGLPYAIEQMDIYVASDSGNVYIADAQNVPVVLIYGPCCVEEQRPLGDVLLIGPNHIAPTSFVFQALYKFNHPAEQLFELDKRKLDDIHDFVSARKPQLTHEEKILP, translated from the coding sequence GTGAATTATGTATTGTTATTTTTGCTGCTCTTACCGCTTAAGCTATGGAAAAAGCTGGGTAAGAACACAAGCAACCGTAATCTGATCATTCAGACGGCAAAGATAGGGGACTTCATCAACATCACCCCGTTGATGCAGCATCTTAAGCATAGCGACGCCCTGCTCAGCACCTCAGTCGCGCCGCTTGCCCGTAATGATGCCACTCTGGACGAGATTTTTTACGTTGAAGAGCATAAATCCAGCACGATGGCCAAACTGAAGCTGGCCATCAGGTTGATGAACCGCTATCGCAACGTCTATCTGCTGCATCCTAACAACGCCAATCTGTTCTATGCCGCCTGCTGTAATGCGGAGAATAAACAGTTTCTGTCGATGTATCGCCGTCGCTGGTATCAGGGGATTTTTTATCTCACCGCCAGCGGCACGGTGGAGCATGAGAAAAACACGCTGACGCTGGAAAACTACCTGAAACTGGCCGACCGCTCGCTGACCAAAGAGAGCTATCCCAAGCATGCGACGCTGCCGTTAGTGCAACCCGTCAATACGCCGGAAGAGCTGTTCAGGACGGACAAAATTAAAATCGGCATCAGCATCTCGGCCGGCAATCAGGCGAAAACCATACCCCCGGTTATCTGGAAAAGCCTGTTTGATCGTCTGAGTGACCTGCCCTGCCTGTTCTATGTATTTGGTTCACCGAATGAACTTCCCCGCTTAAATGAGCTCAATAAGGTGGTTGGTGAACGCGACAACCTGGTCAACATGATTGGCAAGGTCTCGCTGGAGGGATTGCCCTATGCGATCGAGCAGATGGATATCTACGTGGCATCGGACTCCGGCAATGTTTATATTGCTGACGCGCAGAATGTGCCGGTGGTGCTGATTTATGGTCCCTGCTGCGTAGAAGAACAACGGCCATTAGGCGATGTTCTGCTGATCGGGCCGAACCATATTGCGCCGACCTCCTTTGTTTTTCAGGCGCTCTACAAATTCAATCATCCTGCCGAACAACTGTTTGAACTGGATAAGCGTAAGCTGGATGATATCCATGATTTTGTGAGTGCCCGCAAGCCTCAATTGACTCACGAAGAGAAGATTTTACCCTGA
- a CDS encoding O-antigen ligase family protein, producing the protein MSFKDTDFRAVFYLLALACTLLTIMVTFIDVKGAKVLFYWSFYFSLAGILFNLKEYDKSRLWFIGLLAVLGLSKVIWFYWEYLGSADYSEFNDYFNAGKRLLLACFIGYWLFSQMKNYPKRSLWLIRSGLLVAFFAATLFGLYQYFSDIHRVAFSLDRATISAYGYAMLSTMVLFMLATEKHTPENILFCLAIFCLSYFILVQTGTRNMMAAYPLIILLVGVLQFRHFGLKSLFSVVIALVILVGVSYKPMIEPKLDSTLQEYNTYIQSDGNQFGSLTTRLAMWRVGSVCFIAHPLGMKTEDRTACFENYVKTRHTDTISLMYEKVHLHNELLDSATLQGIQGALVMLLFYVVLITYALRSRNALMLAVMFGVVISGLSDVVFISRELTICVALMLIVCEMFNALRRHQQSSLAR; encoded by the coding sequence ATGAGCTTCAAAGATACGGACTTCCGTGCTGTTTTTTACTTGCTGGCCCTGGCTTGTACGCTGCTAACCATTATGGTGACCTTTATTGACGTTAAGGGTGCCAAGGTGCTGTTTTACTGGAGCTTCTATTTTTCACTCGCGGGGATTTTGTTTAACCTGAAAGAGTATGATAAATCGCGGCTATGGTTCATTGGGCTATTGGCCGTGCTTGGCTTGAGTAAGGTCATCTGGTTCTACTGGGAGTATCTGGGCAGCGCGGATTACAGCGAGTTTAACGACTACTTTAATGCGGGGAAACGCCTGCTGTTGGCGTGCTTTATCGGTTACTGGCTGTTTTCTCAGATGAAGAACTATCCGAAAAGAAGTCTTTGGTTAATCCGCAGCGGCTTGCTGGTGGCGTTTTTTGCCGCGACCCTGTTCGGTTTATATCAATACTTTAGTGATATTCACCGGGTCGCTTTTTCATTAGACCGCGCCACCATATCCGCGTATGGCTATGCGATGCTTTCAACGATGGTGCTGTTTATGCTGGCCACCGAAAAGCATACCCCTGAAAACATCCTGTTCTGTCTGGCGATCTTTTGTCTGTCCTATTTTATCCTGGTGCAAACCGGCACCCGCAATATGATGGCGGCTTATCCCCTGATTATCCTGCTGGTTGGCGTACTGCAATTCCGTCACTTCGGCCTGAAGTCATTATTCTCGGTGGTGATTGCCTTGGTGATCTTGGTTGGGGTGAGCTATAAGCCGATGATTGAGCCGAAGCTGGACTCGACTCTGCAAGAGTACAATACCTATATCCAGTCGGACGGGAATCAGTTTGGGTCGTTAACCACGCGTCTGGCAATGTGGCGAGTGGGGTCAGTCTGTTTCATCGCGCATCCTCTGGGGATGAAAACAGAAGATCGTACGGCGTGCTTCGAAAACTATGTGAAAACCCGCCATACAGACACCATCTCGCTGATGTATGAGAAAGTGCATTTGCACAACGAATTGCTGGATAGCGCGACGCTACAGGGAATTCAGGGCGCGTTGGTGATGCTGCTGTTTTATGTCGTGCTGATTACCTACGCTCTACGAAGCAGAAATGCGTTGATGCTGGCGGTGATGTTTGGGGTAGTGATTAGCGGCCTGAGTGACGTTGTGTTCATCAGCCGTGAGTTAACGATTTGCGTGGCGTTGATGCTGATCGTCTGCGAGATGTTCAATGCATTGAGAAGGCATCAGCAGAGCAGCCTGGCCCGTTAA
- a CDS encoding glycosyltransferase, with amino-acid sequence MIIDGLPGGGAEKVVLTLAKGMMERGHRVSLFSLRSVCEYAIPPGLDFRVIKDNCKKPWRKLTELSRRAAQLDKEIHAAETSDTPFDLVISHLHKTDRIVRRCPHLEPEKTWFCLHGVFSASYLARRKGFSLWLKKAKIRRIYQGRNIIGVSQYVVDDLKRSFEIQPKREQVIFNPFEFDAIEALSLKPCSMEGKDYLVHVGRFHPTKRHDRLLRAYAKSGLEVPLVLIGQGSSEATRAIKDLAIDLDISKRVIFKGFISNPYPYIRHAKLLVVSSDSEGFGNVLVEALICHTPVVSTRCPGGPVSILTGELSRGLAEMNDDSLAATMRDIYLHPPIMLKPDVGAYSIEAVCRQYLDLINRN; translated from the coding sequence ATGATCATTGATGGCCTACCCGGAGGGGGGGCAGAGAAAGTTGTGCTAACCCTTGCAAAGGGGATGATGGAGCGTGGACATCGGGTGTCGTTATTCTCACTGCGTTCGGTGTGTGAGTACGCCATCCCGCCCGGTCTGGATTTCCGGGTGATCAAAGATAACTGCAAAAAACCGTGGCGCAAACTGACCGAACTGAGCCGCCGTGCTGCACAGCTGGATAAAGAAATCCATGCGGCGGAGACAAGCGACACGCCGTTCGATTTGGTGATTTCTCATCTGCACAAGACGGATCGCATCGTCCGCCGCTGCCCGCACCTTGAACCTGAAAAGACCTGGTTCTGCCTGCATGGGGTGTTTTCTGCCTCATACCTTGCCCGCCGTAAAGGCTTCTCTCTGTGGCTTAAAAAGGCCAAAATCCGCCGCATTTATCAGGGCCGCAACATCATTGGCGTCTCGCAATACGTCGTGGACGACCTGAAGCGCTCGTTTGAAATCCAGCCCAAACGTGAGCAGGTGATATTTAATCCCTTTGAGTTTGACGCCATTGAAGCCCTTTCGCTGAAACCCTGCTCGATGGAAGGTAAGGACTATCTGGTCCATGTGGGCCGTTTTCATCCGACCAAACGCCATGACCGGCTGTTACGCGCCTACGCAAAAAGTGGCCTTGAAGTGCCGCTGGTGTTAATTGGCCAGGGAAGTAGCGAGGCTACCCGCGCGATTAAAGATTTGGCTATTGACTTAGACATCAGCAAGCGTGTCATTTTTAAGGGATTTATCAGCAATCCCTATCCCTACATCCGTCATGCGAAGCTGTTGGTCGTTAGCTCGGACAGCGAAGGGTTTGGCAACGTATTAGTCGAAGCATTAATTTGCCATACGCCAGTGGTCAGCACCCGCTGCCCGGGTGGCCCCGTCAGCATCCTGACCGGCGAATTATCGCGGGGGTTGGCAGAAATGAATGACGATTCGCTGGCGGCGACAATGCGGGATATTTATCTTCATCCACCCATAATGCTTAAGCCTGATGTCGGTGCTTACAGTATTGAGGCTGTTTGCAGACAGTACCTTGATTTAATTAATCGTAATTAA